A genomic stretch from Pieris brassicae chromosome 9, ilPieBrab1.1, whole genome shotgun sequence includes:
- the LOC123714210 gene encoding tubulin gamma-2 chain-like, whose translation MPSEMITLQLGQCGNQIGFEFWKQLCIEHGISPEGILEEFASAGSDRKDVFFYQADDDHYIPRAVLLDLEPRVIHTIMNSPYAKLYNPENVYLSKHGGGAGNNWASGYAQGEKLNEEVFDIINREADGSDNLEGFVLCHSIAGGTGSGMGSYILEHLSDRFPKKLVQTYSVFPNLDEISDVVVQPYNSLLTLKRLTESADCVMVLDNTALNRIASDRLHIQNPSFAQINTLVSTIMSASTATLRYPSYMNNDLISLVAPLIPTPRLHFLMTGYTPLTADHELNTAPKIRKTTVLDVMQRLLQPKNMMVSLSPDRANQHCYISILNIIQGEVDPSQVHKSLQRIRERKLASFIPWGPASIQVALSRRSPYVTASHKVSGLLLANHTNISSLFDRCLQQFDKLRKREAFIDVFRKEPMFQDSLEEFDESRSVVDELVREYQAAATPDYVHWNPESSI comes from the exons ATGCCGAGTGAAATGATAACTCTACAACTTGGCCAATGTGGCAATCAAA tTGGTTTTGAATTTTGGAAGCAGCTTTGTATAGAACATGGAATATCTCCGGAGGGAATATTGGAGGAGTTTGCATCTGCGGGTTCTGATCGTAaagatgttttcttttatcaaGCAGATGATGACCATTACATTCCTAGAGCAGTGCTTTTGGATTTGGAGCCTCGAGTCATTCACACTATAATGAACTCCCCTTACgcaaag cttTATAATCCAGAGAATGTTTACTTATCAAAGCATGGTGGTGGGGCTGGAAACAACTgggcatctggctatgctcagGGTGAGAAATTGAATGAAGAAGTCTTTGATATCATTAACAGAGAAGCTGATGGAAGTGATAACTTAGag GGTTTTGTTTTGTGCCACTCCATAGCTGGAGGAACCGGATCAGGTATGGGATCATACATATTGGAGCACCTATCAGATAGGTTCCCTAAGAAGCTGGTACAAACATACAGTGTGTTTCCTAACTTGGATGAAATCAG TGATGTGGTTGTCCAACCGTACAACTCTTTATTAACTTTGAAGAGATTGACAGAAAGTGCTGACTGTGTGATGGTGTTggacaacactgctctcaaCAGGATTGCTAGTGACAGATTGCATATACAAAACCCATCATTTGCACAAATTAATACACTTGTGTCAACAATTATGAGTGCTAGTACAGCTACATTGAG gtATCCATCCTACATGAACAATGACCTAATAAGCCTAGTGGCTCCACTGATACCTACTCCACGTTTACATTTCCTCATGACTGGTTATACTCCTCTCACAGCTGACCATGAACTTAAtact gcTCCAAAGATTCGAAAGACAACTGTGCTGGATGTAATGCAGAGACTTCTTCAACCAAAGAACATGATGGTATCACTGAGCCCTGATAGAGCAAACCAACACTGCTACATCTCCATTCTGAATATCATTCAG GGAGAGGTAGACCCATCTCAAGTGCATAAGTCTCTTCAACGCATCCGCGAACGGAAACTGGCATCGTTTATTCCGTGGGGTCCAGCCTCCATACAAGTAGCTTTGTCTCGACGTTCGCCCTACGTCACAGCGTCGCACAAAGTGTCTGGCCTACTTCTTGCTAATCACACAAATATTTCTTCA TTGTTTGACCGGTGTCTACAACAATTCGATAAACTGCGCAAGCGCGAGGCTTTTATAGATGTATTCCGCAAAGAGCCTATGTTCCAGGACTCACTAGAGGAGTTTGATGAATCCCGTTCGGTTGTAGATGAATTAGTTCGGGAGTACCAGGCAGCCGCTACACCTGATTATGTCCATTGGAACCCAG aaagCAGCATCTAA
- the LOC123714079 gene encoding dolichyl-diphosphooligosaccharide--protein glycosyltransferase subunit 2 isoform X1 — protein sequence MIFKVALAFISTVAACSAILQGTIDVNRLQGILQEGLGSKDLSSIYYSVKGLKEINAKIPDICQVIKSANYDLNNIEQIFYLTNAASLSGCQNFLKPDVLTAPARTLDKKDVSLIEMYHAVYSLKAIGKGQTFEKEEALKNLIQLLKKDDTPANYGYVFALCEHMGCEAWTAQHSEGVLLSADESDSKSLHFEGGLPVTSFLLTTILRSYKSLKKPAPLTLDQRYKFATYLVSRRSVNTPRGAALLLEAAVAVADDQPTPISVAFKDRKYITSELDTIEFSVTDIIGRAISSLKPEEVVAQSGTRLADDVVVLSKQPLTQKQNDQTTYILNLNKIKTQYGMYKISLAAGTKSANFNVAVLGEIQLGNLELGIGDVDGTTSPKVTTLAFPNKLTDVLQADHLQKVSLKFSVKDKWGKPVLVQQAFVRVAPSSGDDEAIFVAEPDNTKAYKVDLNVAAVGKLVQQKSGRHSLSVYLGDSAVSNPLLWDLGEIAFNFGKDAVAIGEDKSRANSVNRGPLPEISHKFREPDARPPRLVSDVFAAACAAPLLILLLLWARIGINFGNLPFTPAALVFHLALGGSLALYGLFWLQLSMFATLRYLAPLAVVTFLSGHSLLRRLAQDKQDKKR from the exons atgatttttaaag tagCTTTGGCTTTCATTAGCACTGTGGCAGCATGTTCTGCCATACTTCAAGGGACAATAGATGTTAATAGACTACAAGGCATATTACAAGAAGGTCTTGGAAGTAAAGATTTGAGCTCTATTTACTATTCAGTCAAAGGACTGAAAGAAATTAATGCCAAAATTCCAGATATTTGTCAg GTTATTAAATCTGCAAACtatgatttaaataacattgaaCAAATATTCTACCTTACAAATGCTGCTTCCCTTTCTGGGTGCCAGAATTTCTTAAAACCTGATGTATTAACTGCCCCAGCGAGGACACTAGACAAGAAAGATGTTTCTCTTATAGAGATGTACCATGCAGTGTATTCTCTTAAAGCAATTGGAAAAGGTCAAACATTTGAAAAAGAAGAGGcccttaaaaatctaattcaaTTATTGAAGAAAGATGACACGCCAGCTAA TTATGGATATGTGTTTGCTTTATGTGAGCATATGGGATGTGAAGCTTGGACAGCACAGCACTCCGAAGGAGTGTTGCTATCAGCTGACGAGAGTGACTCCAAATCTCTTCACTTTGAAGGTGGCCTCCCTGTTACTTCCTTCCTTTTAACAACTATTCTCAG ATCATACAAAAGCCTTAAGAAGCCAGCCCCACTGACTTTAGACCAGCGCTACAAGTTTGCCACATACTTGGTGTCTAGGCGTTCAGTGAACACTCCACGTGGGGCTGCCCTATTACTAGAAGCTGCTGTAGCAGTTGCTGATGACCAG CCAACTCCAATCAGTGTAGCATTCAAGGACAGGAAGTACATCACCTCTGAATTAGACACCATTGAGTTCTCTGTCACTGACATAATTGGCAGGGCCATCTCATCCCTTAAACCGGAGGAAGTTGTTGCACAATCTGGCACCAGATTGGCTGATGATGTAGTTGTTCTTTCCAAGCAACCTTTAactcaaaaacaaaatgatcAAACAACTTACATCCtcaatctaaataaaattaaaacacaatatGGCATGTACAAAATCTCCTTGGCCGCGGGAACTAAATCAGCTAACTTTAATGTTGCTGTGTTGGGTGAAATCCAATTGGGTAATTTGGAACTTGGTATTGGAGATGTCGATGGAACAACCAGCCCCAAGGTGACTACTCTTGCCTTCCCCAATAAACTTACTGATGTACTGCAGGCTGATCATTTACAGAA GGTATCATTGAAGTTCAGTGTAAAGGACAAATGGGGCAAGCCAGTCTTAGTTCAGCAGGCGTTTGTGCGAGTAGCTCCATCTAGTGGAGATGATGAGGCAATCTTTGTTGCAGAACCTGACAATACTAAGGCTTATAAGGTTGACTTG aACGTAGCAGCTGTTGGAAAGTTGGTACAGCAGAAATCAGGTCGTCACTCCTTAAGCGTCTACCTCGGTGATAGTGCTGTCTCCAACCCATTGCTCTGGGACCTCGGGGAGATAGCATTTAACTTTGGAAAGGATGCTGTAGCTATTG GTGAAGATAAATCCCGGGCCAATTCGGTCAACAGAGGACCATTACCTGAGATTTCTCACAAGTTCCGGGAGCCAGACGCACGTCCCCCGAGGCTGGTCTCCGATGTGTTCGCGGCCGCATGTGCCGCGCCCTTGCTTATCTTGCTCTTGCTCTGGGCAAGGATCGGAATCAATTTCGGAAACCTGCCTTTTACACCGGCTGCGCTCGTCTTCCATCTTGCGCTCGGAG GTTCCCTGGCGCTGTACGGCTTATTCTGGCTGCAGCTTTCAATGTTCGCGACGCTGCGTTATTTGGCGCCTCTTGCGGTTGTCACATTCCTTTCAGGTCACAGCCTTCTGCGCCGCCTCGCGCAAGACAAGCAAGACAAGAAGCGCTAG
- the LOC123714080 gene encoding ribonucleoside-diphosphate reductase subunit M2 → MAHLNEKENLNDGINNVHIRSPVKNVLTSRNNNVVETMDVEKTDKVEFDPQLEPLLRENPRRFVMFPIQYPDIWQMYKKAEASFWTVEEVDLSKDLSDWDSLKDCERHFIKHVLAFFAASDGIVNENLVERFSQEVQVTEARCFYGFQIAMENVHSEMYSLLIDTYIRDPKERDFLFNAVETLPCVKKKADWALQWIASKSATFGERIVAFAAVEGIFFSGSFASIFWLKKRGLMPGLTFSNEMISRDEGLHTDFACLMFKHLVQKPPPSQVLKIIRDAVVIEQEFLTDALPVRLLGMNCDLMSEYIQFVADRLLVDLIGEKHYHTKNPFDFMNLISLEGKTNFFEKKVGEYQKWGVMSNPNDNVFTLDAEF, encoded by the exons ATGGCTCATTTAAACGAGAAAGAAAATCTTAACGACGGAATAAACAACGTGCACATTAGG tctCCTGTGAAAAATGTGCTGACTTCTCGTAACAACAATGTTGTTGAGACAATGGATGTTGAAAAGACGGACAAGGTAGAATTCGACCCTCAACTGGAACCGCTATTACGCGAAAATCCTCGCCGTTTTGTTATGTTTCCTATTCAATACCCGGACATATggcaaatgtataaaaaagcaGAAGCTTCTTTCTGGACAGTTGAAGAAGTGGACTTATCGAAG GATTTGTCTGATTGGGACAGTCTTAAGGACTGTGAGAGGCACTTCATCAAGCATGTCTTGGCGTTCTTTGCTGCATCAGATGGCATAGTCAATGAAAATCTGGTTGAAAGGTTCTCCCAAGAGGTACAAGTGACAGAAGCTAGGTGTTTCTATGGTTTCCAGATTGCAATGGAAAATGTACATTCAGAAATGTACTCCCTACTTATTGATACATACATTAGGGACCCTAAGGAGAG ggaCTTCTTATTCAATGCTGTAGAGACTCTTCCTTGTGTAAAGAAGAAGGCAGACTGGGCTCTCCAGTGGATAGCCAGCAAATCTGCTACATTTGGTGAAAGGATTGTTGCATTTGCTGCTGTTGAGGGAATTTTCTTCTCTGGAAGTTTTGCTTCAATCTTTTGGCTGAAGAAGAGAGGACTAATGCCTGGTCTAACTTTCAGCAATGAAATGATTTCAAGGGATGAG GGCCTCCACACTGACTTCGCATGCCTAATGTTCAAGCACTTGGTTCAAAAACCTCCTCCATCGCAAGTACTGAAAATAATTCGTGATGCAGTAGTTATTGAACAGGAGTTTCTCACTGACGCATTACCAGTTAGGCTATTGGGCATGAACTGCGACCTCATGTCCGAATATATTCAGTTTGTCGCTGACCGGCTTCTTGTGGACCTTATCGGAGAAAag CACTACCACACTAAGAATCCATTTGACTTCATGAATTTGATCTCTCTTGAGGGAAAAACAAACTTCTTTGAAAAGAAGGTCGGAGAGTACCAAAAGTGGGGGGTCATGTCAAATCCTAACGATAATGTGTTTACATTGGATGCAGAGTTCTGA
- the LOC123714363 gene encoding arrestin domain-containing protein 4, translated as MPKKLLKFLIVFDNTSLLYFPGQFLSGKVLMELQDDTPVLGLHFHVIGEGVVRVGSGRHERLFDKENYIDFRMRLLGEPGHSASILSPGIHSFPFKLGLPMGLPSTFLGTHGWVQYFCKAALREPNGLTHKNQQVFIVMNPIDLNLEPPVLSQEFELEVEHKLGVGCVGGGSVRCRVSLDRGAYIPGQSVVLSAHIVNNSRTALRCTRAALTETIQYIAHGKVAAREVRELSRLAHGKTRAGETDRWRGELLYVPPLPPTNLRGCHLISVQYDVFFIIEPKSLEKEIKLQLPILLGTYPFRDDDEEAHPPTHYPSTLPIFRPWLNEKQT; from the exons ATGCCAAAAAAgctgttaaaatttttaatagtgTTTGATAATACttctttactttattttcCTGGACAATTCTTATCAGGAAAAGTGTTGATGGAATTACAAGATGACACTCCTGTATTGG gATTGCATTTCCATGTGATTGGGGAAGGAGTAGTACGAGTGGGCTCTGGTAGACATGAGAGATTATTTgacaaagaaaattatattgattttagaATGAGGTTGTTAGGGGAACCAG GTCATAGTGCATCTATATTGTCACCAGGCATCCACAGCTTTCCATTTAAATTAGGTTTGCCAATGGGCCTCCCTTCCACATTTCTTGGAACTCATGGATGGGTACAGTATTTCTGCAAGGCTGCATTGAGAGAGCCAAATGGATTAACACACAagaatcaacaagtttttataGTTATGAATCCTATTGATCTTAATTTGGAACCTCCTGTTTTGTCT CAAGAATTTGAGTTGGAAGTAGAGCATAAGCTTGGTGTGGGTTGTGTGGGCGGTGGGTCGGTCCGTTGTCGTGTTTCTTTGGATCGTGGTGCATATATACCAGGGCAGAGTGTTGTGCTATCGGCACATATTGTCAACAATTCAAGAACAGCATTAAGGTGTACAAGAGCAGCGCTCACAGAG ACAATTCAATACATAGCCCATGGCAAGGTGGCAGCGCGTGAGGTCCGCGAATTGTCTCGTCTTGCGCACGGCAAGACTCGGGCAGGTGAAACAGATCGGTGGCGAGGGGAATTACTCTATGTACCACCCCTGCCGCCTACTAATCTCCGTGGGTGTCATTTAATATCAGTGCAGTATGACGTCTTT tttATTATTGAGCCGAAAAGTttagaaaaagaaattaaactaCAGTTACCTATATTGCTGGGCACCTATCCATTCCGTGATGATGATGAAGAGGCACATCCTCCTACTCACTACCCTAGCACTCTACCCATTTTTAGACCCTGGCTTAAtgagaaacaaacataa
- the LOC123714079 gene encoding dolichyl-diphosphooligosaccharide--protein glycosyltransferase subunit 2 isoform X2, with the protein MIFKALAFISTVAACSAILQGTIDVNRLQGILQEGLGSKDLSSIYYSVKGLKEINAKIPDICQVIKSANYDLNNIEQIFYLTNAASLSGCQNFLKPDVLTAPARTLDKKDVSLIEMYHAVYSLKAIGKGQTFEKEEALKNLIQLLKKDDTPANYGYVFALCEHMGCEAWTAQHSEGVLLSADESDSKSLHFEGGLPVTSFLLTTILRSYKSLKKPAPLTLDQRYKFATYLVSRRSVNTPRGAALLLEAAVAVADDQPTPISVAFKDRKYITSELDTIEFSVTDIIGRAISSLKPEEVVAQSGTRLADDVVVLSKQPLTQKQNDQTTYILNLNKIKTQYGMYKISLAAGTKSANFNVAVLGEIQLGNLELGIGDVDGTTSPKVTTLAFPNKLTDVLQADHLQKVSLKFSVKDKWGKPVLVQQAFVRVAPSSGDDEAIFVAEPDNTKAYKVDLNVAAVGKLVQQKSGRHSLSVYLGDSAVSNPLLWDLGEIAFNFGKDAVAIGEDKSRANSVNRGPLPEISHKFREPDARPPRLVSDVFAAACAAPLLILLLLWARIGINFGNLPFTPAALVFHLALGGSLALYGLFWLQLSMFATLRYLAPLAVVTFLSGHSLLRRLAQDKQDKKR; encoded by the exons atgatttttaaag CTTTGGCTTTCATTAGCACTGTGGCAGCATGTTCTGCCATACTTCAAGGGACAATAGATGTTAATAGACTACAAGGCATATTACAAGAAGGTCTTGGAAGTAAAGATTTGAGCTCTATTTACTATTCAGTCAAAGGACTGAAAGAAATTAATGCCAAAATTCCAGATATTTGTCAg GTTATTAAATCTGCAAACtatgatttaaataacattgaaCAAATATTCTACCTTACAAATGCTGCTTCCCTTTCTGGGTGCCAGAATTTCTTAAAACCTGATGTATTAACTGCCCCAGCGAGGACACTAGACAAGAAAGATGTTTCTCTTATAGAGATGTACCATGCAGTGTATTCTCTTAAAGCAATTGGAAAAGGTCAAACATTTGAAAAAGAAGAGGcccttaaaaatctaattcaaTTATTGAAGAAAGATGACACGCCAGCTAA TTATGGATATGTGTTTGCTTTATGTGAGCATATGGGATGTGAAGCTTGGACAGCACAGCACTCCGAAGGAGTGTTGCTATCAGCTGACGAGAGTGACTCCAAATCTCTTCACTTTGAAGGTGGCCTCCCTGTTACTTCCTTCCTTTTAACAACTATTCTCAG ATCATACAAAAGCCTTAAGAAGCCAGCCCCACTGACTTTAGACCAGCGCTACAAGTTTGCCACATACTTGGTGTCTAGGCGTTCAGTGAACACTCCACGTGGGGCTGCCCTATTACTAGAAGCTGCTGTAGCAGTTGCTGATGACCAG CCAACTCCAATCAGTGTAGCATTCAAGGACAGGAAGTACATCACCTCTGAATTAGACACCATTGAGTTCTCTGTCACTGACATAATTGGCAGGGCCATCTCATCCCTTAAACCGGAGGAAGTTGTTGCACAATCTGGCACCAGATTGGCTGATGATGTAGTTGTTCTTTCCAAGCAACCTTTAactcaaaaacaaaatgatcAAACAACTTACATCCtcaatctaaataaaattaaaacacaatatGGCATGTACAAAATCTCCTTGGCCGCGGGAACTAAATCAGCTAACTTTAATGTTGCTGTGTTGGGTGAAATCCAATTGGGTAATTTGGAACTTGGTATTGGAGATGTCGATGGAACAACCAGCCCCAAGGTGACTACTCTTGCCTTCCCCAATAAACTTACTGATGTACTGCAGGCTGATCATTTACAGAA GGTATCATTGAAGTTCAGTGTAAAGGACAAATGGGGCAAGCCAGTCTTAGTTCAGCAGGCGTTTGTGCGAGTAGCTCCATCTAGTGGAGATGATGAGGCAATCTTTGTTGCAGAACCTGACAATACTAAGGCTTATAAGGTTGACTTG aACGTAGCAGCTGTTGGAAAGTTGGTACAGCAGAAATCAGGTCGTCACTCCTTAAGCGTCTACCTCGGTGATAGTGCTGTCTCCAACCCATTGCTCTGGGACCTCGGGGAGATAGCATTTAACTTTGGAAAGGATGCTGTAGCTATTG GTGAAGATAAATCCCGGGCCAATTCGGTCAACAGAGGACCATTACCTGAGATTTCTCACAAGTTCCGGGAGCCAGACGCACGTCCCCCGAGGCTGGTCTCCGATGTGTTCGCGGCCGCATGTGCCGCGCCCTTGCTTATCTTGCTCTTGCTCTGGGCAAGGATCGGAATCAATTTCGGAAACCTGCCTTTTACACCGGCTGCGCTCGTCTTCCATCTTGCGCTCGGAG GTTCCCTGGCGCTGTACGGCTTATTCTGGCTGCAGCTTTCAATGTTCGCGACGCTGCGTTATTTGGCGCCTCTTGCGGTTGTCACATTCCTTTCAGGTCACAGCCTTCTGCGCCGCCTCGCGCAAGACAAGCAAGACAAGAAGCGCTAG
- the LOC123714082 gene encoding 28S ribosomal protein S29, mitochondrial → MLSRNIRYACRRYSHAVTFRTTESSPTQQTDNQFGLFYTVNKDLCKQLYGHGGLPKSYMKQSKTFAETAIMVRRPALDIINCIKATDLNKPAIRYVLYGEDGTGKSMTIAHLLHYAFEEGYLIVHVPWVSDWLRRVLRHKEMANSLTREGLVDLPLDAAAWLLHFKTQNQHLLKSPEFIVSKEYVWSKREKTEAGAPLHELVELGIARVKYACDVVDAIVNEVKLLSNSKKCKTFVAVDGYNGFFNPLTRLKTPTKKKVAPEEVTLTTSILELTKNDWTNAVMVLSADSIANPDDDTKNYLPQHLLYRKGFDHLDPFVPVKVDRYTDREFLTCANYYRDRLWIRGPLDMETELKLTSACNPFKFMEQCAPL, encoded by the exons ATGCTATCCCGTAACATACGGTATGCATGTCGACGGTATAGTCATGCTGTAACTTTCAGAACAACTGAATCTTCCCCC ACACAACAGACTGATAATCAATTCGGTTTATTCTATACAGTAAACAAAGATTTATGTAAACAACTTTATGGTCACGGTGGACTTCCTAAGTCTTATATGAAGCAGTCAAAAACCTTTGCTGAAACTGCAATAATGGTGCGACGACCTGCTTTGGATATAATCAACTGCATAAAAGCCACAGACTTAAATAAACCTGCCATCagatatgttttat ATGGTGAGGATGGCACAGGCAAATCTATGACTATTGCTCATTTATTGCACTATGCATTTGAAGAGGGATACTTGATTGTTCATGTTCCTTGGG TTTCGGACTGGTTGCGACGTGTTTTACGTCATAAGGAAATGGCAAATTCACTTACTCGTGAAGGTCTTGTAGACCTACCTCTTGATGCAGCTGCTTGGTTGTTGCATTTTAAAACTCAAAATCAACACTTATTGAAGTCACCAGAA TTCATTGTATCGAAGGAATATGTTTGGAGTAAAAGAGAGAAAACGGAAGCTGGTGCACCATTACATGAACTTGTTGAACTGGGCATTGCCAGAGTAAAATATGCATGTGATGTGGTTGATGCCATTGTTAATGAAGTTAAACTCCTTTCAAATTCTAAAAA GTGTAAAACCTTTGTTGCTGTGGATGGGTACAATGGGTTCTTTAATCCTCTGACTCGTCTAAAAACTCCCACAAAGAAAAAAGTTGCACCAGAAGAGGTCACGCTGACTACATCTATTTTGGAGCTTACCAAAAATGACTGg acaaATGCTGTTATGGTGCTTAGCGCAGACTCAATCGCAAATCCCGATGATGACACTAAAAATTATCTGCcacaacatttattatatagaaag GGCTTTGATCACTTAGATCCCTTTGTTCCAGTAAAAGTTGACCGTTACACTGATAGAGAATTTCTCACTTGTGCAAATTACTACAGGGACAGGCTCTGGATAAGAGGACCACTGGACATGGAGACAGAACTTAAGCTTACTAGTGCATGTAatccatttaaatttatggaaCAGTGTGCaccattataa
- the LOC123714211 gene encoding alpha-endosulfine, producing the protein MSDTPDQYDPPKDPQELEKLEEAKLKAKFPNAMLGRGGSHSAFLQKRLAKGQKFFDSGDYQMAKQRPGNLAAPFKAPAAPAKLPTGDAIPTPETVPLRKTSIIQPKYQPSSQTS; encoded by the exons ATGAGTGACACACCAGACCAGTATGATCCCCCAAAGGAT cCCCAAGAGTTGGAAAAATTGGAAGAAGCAAAACTAAAGGCTAAATTTCCAAATGCAATGCTAGGAAGAGGTGGTTCACATTCTGCCTTTTTACAGAAGAGACTTGCAAAAGGA CAAAAGTTCTTTGATTCTGGTGACTATCAAATGGCTAAGCAAAGGCCAGGAAACTTAGCTGCACCATTCAAGGCACCAGCAGCACCAGCCAAGCTGCCAACAGGAGATGCTATCCCTACGCCTGAGACTGTGCCCTTACGGAAAACATCCATAATTCAGCCAAAATACCAGCCCTCCAGTCAGACATCCTAG